In Micromonospora ferruginea, the sequence GAGCTGCCCTGACGTACCTCGACCGGCCCGACCGCCTCGATCAGCGCCTCCACCGGCAGCGCGCCGAGCCGGAGCACCACCGGCCGTTCGCCCCGCGCGTCCACGATCGTCGACTCGATGCCGCAGCGGGTGGGCCCGCCGTCGAGCACCACGTCCACCGCGCCGCCCAGCCCGGCCACCACGTGCTCGGCCCGGGTGGGGCTGAGCTGCCCGAACCGGTTGGCGCTCGGCGCGGCGACCGGCACCCCGGCGGCAGCGATCAGCGCCCGGGCGGCCGGCTCGTCGGGCACCCGGACCGCCATCGTGTCCAGGCCGGAGGTGACGATCGGCGGGATCGCGGCGGGCCGGTCCACGATCAGCGTGAGCGGGCCGGGCCAGAACCGCTCGACCAGCGCGGCCACGGCCGGCGGCACCGCGCCGACGAGCGCCGGCAGGTCGGCGGCGTCGGCCAGGTGGCTGATCAGCGGGTCGAAGCTGGGCCGGGCCTTCGCCTCGAAGATCCGCGCGGCGGCGCGGGCGTC encodes:
- a CDS encoding L-threonylcarbamoyladenylate synthase; the protein is MPAGSGIDEAAAVLRAGGLVAFPTETVYGLGANALDARAAARIFEAKARPSFDPLISHLADAADLPALVGAVPPAVAALVERFWPGPLTLIVDRPAAIPPIVTSGLDTMAVRVPDEPAARALIAAAGVPVAAPSANRFGQLSPTRAEHVVAGLGGAVDVVLDGGPTRCGIESTIVDARGERPVVLRLGALPVEALIEAVGPVEVRQGSSGQPVAPGTLAAHYAPRTPLRLGTSAEHDGGRRGFLAFRKPPADGDWAAVEVLSPDGDLTAAAARLFDALHRLDAAGVTAIVAEPVPDEGVGRAINDRLRRAAATWH